One region of Salvelinus sp. IW2-2015 linkage group LG1, ASM291031v2, whole genome shotgun sequence genomic DNA includes:
- the setmar gene encoding histone-lysine N-methyltransferase SETMAR: MSIIKVFDQYLCKGLEKVPVLREGNVSKEEYSEFQYSPENIQGPGCDIDPSEVTLPGCSCHAHSCLTESCSCLQTYGQTCRQTYDSHGRLQDQVDTETGYCRPVFECNALCGCSEACCNRVVQRGLGLKLCVYPTEDRGWGMRALEPIPCGTFVCEYAGEVIGFEEARRRQLAQGLEDNNYIIAVREYAGQGQVSETFVDPTVVGNVGRFLNHSCQPNLFMVPVRVHSLVPRLALFAGRDITPQEELTFDYSGGYSNMSSVERLVQSDPGTEASETGTLQRKPCHCGAQNCSQFLPLDLSVLNN, encoded by the exons ATGAGtataataaaggtttttgatcAGTATTTGTGCAAGGGTCTCGAAAAAGTTCCAGTTTTACGAGAGGGCAATGTCAGCAAAGAAGAATATTCTGAATTTCAG TATTCTCCAGAGAACATCCAGGGGCCAGGATGTGACATAGACCCCAGTGAGGTGACTCTTCCTGGATGCTCCTGCCACGCCCACTCCTGCCTTACAGAGAGCTGCTCCTGCCTGCAGACATACggacagacatgcagacaaacGTACGACAGCCACGGCCGACTCCAAGACCAGGTGGATACAGAGACTGGTTACTGCAGGCCTGTGTTTGAGTGTAACGCCTTGTGTGGCTGTAGTGAGGCCTGCTGTAACCGGGTGGTCCAGAGAGGCCTGGGGCTCAAGTTGTGTGTCTACCCCACAGAGGACAGGGGCTGGGGGATGCGGGCYCTGGAGCCCATCCCCTGTGGAACCTTTGTGTGTGAGTATGCCGGGGAGGTGATCGGCTTTGAGGAGGCCAGACGCAGACAGCTTGCTCAGGGGCTTGAGGACAACAACTACATCATTGCTGTGCGGGAGTATGCTGGTCAGGGCCAGGTCAGTGAGACCTTTGTGGACCCAACTGTGGTTGGGAATGTGGGGCGTTTTCTGAACCACTCCTGCCAACCCAACCTGTTCATGGTGCCTGTCCGGGTGCACTCCCTGGTGCCCAGGCTGGCCCTGTTCGCTGGCAGGGACATCACCCCTCAGGAGGAGCTCACATTTGACTACTCAGGGGGCTATAGCAATATGTCCTCTGTGGAGAGGTTGGTCCAGAGTGACCCTGGGACAGAGGCCAGTGAGACAGGTACCCTCCAGAGGAAACCATGCCACTGTGGTGCCCAGAACTGTTCCCAATTTCTGCCACTGGATTTATCTGTTCTCAACAATTAG